A stretch of the Archangium violaceum genome encodes the following:
- a CDS encoding CheR family methyltransferase produces MTDAECLELLRWAAPRLGLRYEGFRRVRGQVCKRVGRRMKALGVAGLSAYLERLEADPAERAVLDALCRVTISRFYRDQGVFDALREPLLPRVMEAARARGERVLRVWSAGCASGEEPYTVAVLFHLGLRPRFPDFRLELVATDADASLLERARRGCYRRATLRELPSDWVDEAFTPQEGELCLRPEYREGIGFRCEDLRQRMPEGPFHLVLCRNVAFTYFARSVQHEVLMRLLERLAPGGLLVTGAHESLPENAQGLVRAAGALPLFHRDDVGL; encoded by the coding sequence GTGACGGATGCCGAGTGTCTGGAGTTGCTGCGGTGGGCCGCGCCGCGCCTGGGCCTGCGTTACGAGGGCTTCCGCCGCGTGCGCGGGCAGGTGTGCAAGCGCGTGGGCCGGAGGATGAAGGCGCTCGGTGTGGCGGGATTGTCCGCGTACCTCGAGCGGCTGGAGGCGGACCCCGCCGAGCGGGCCGTGCTGGACGCCCTGTGCCGCGTCACCATCTCGCGCTTCTACCGGGACCAGGGCGTCTTCGATGCGCTCCGTGAGCCGCTCCTTCCCCGGGTGATGGAGGCCGCTCGCGCTCGCGGGGAGCGTGTCCTGCGCGTGTGGAGCGCGGGGTGTGCCTCGGGCGAGGAGCCCTATACCGTGGCCGTCCTCTTCCACCTGGGCCTGCGGCCGCGCTTCCCGGACTTCCGCCTGGAGCTGGTGGCCACCGACGCGGATGCCTCGCTCCTGGAGCGCGCCCGCCGTGGCTGCTACCGGCGCGCCACGTTGCGCGAGCTCCCCTCCGATTGGGTGGACGAGGCCTTCACGCCCCAGGAGGGCGAGCTGTGCCTGCGGCCCGAGTACCGCGAGGGCATCGGCTTCCGCTGTGAGGATCTGCGCCAGCGCATGCCCGAGGGCCCCTTCCACCTGGTGCTCTGCCGCAACGTGGCCTTCACCTACTTCGCGAGGTCCGTGCAGCACGAGGTGCTGATGCGGCTCCTGGAACGTCTGGCTCCCGGGGGACTGCTCGTCACGGGGGCCCACGAGTCCCTGCCGGAGAACGCTCAAGGACTGGTTCGCGCCGCAGGGGCGCTGCCCCTCTTCCACCGGGACGACGTGGGGCTTTGA
- a CDS encoding type VI immunity family protein, producing MLDGERAVVTLGEWPEAGDTEQGRTPPAYRELARVLEPWLYEGPLFDKDFGPEDRRRWERRFLD from the coding sequence ATGTTGGACGGGGAGCGGGCGGTGGTGACGCTGGGGGAGTGGCCGGAAGCAGGTGATACCGAGCAGGGCCGCACACCGCCCGCCTACCGCGAGCTGGCGCGCGTGCTGGAACCCTGGCTCTACGAGGGGCCCCTGTTCGACAAGGACTTCGGCCCGGAGGACAGGCGTCGCTGGGAACGCCGATTTCTCGACTGA
- a CDS encoding CAP domain-containing protein: MNRPKYRLLALSLTCLAAGATGYGVSEAATKRGTSTGANSSLAAEMVAAHNQARAKAKPTPKPALPPLTWSEDAAKVARAYAAQCRFEHNKNRGKYGENLAAAAPPDSKTNTQVVQDWVSESADYSYATNKCAPGKVCGHYTQVVWRNTTQVGCASVTCTKNSPFGAKFPTWRLWVCNYAPPGNYVGQKPY; encoded by the coding sequence ATGAATCGACCCAAGTACCGCCTGCTCGCCCTGTCGCTGACCTGCCTGGCCGCGGGAGCCACCGGCTACGGCGTCAGCGAGGCCGCGACGAAGCGCGGCACGAGCACCGGCGCCAACTCGTCCCTCGCGGCCGAGATGGTGGCCGCGCACAACCAGGCCCGGGCGAAGGCGAAGCCCACGCCGAAGCCGGCGCTGCCACCCCTCACCTGGTCGGAGGACGCCGCCAAGGTCGCGCGGGCCTACGCGGCCCAGTGCAGGTTCGAGCACAACAAGAACCGGGGCAAATACGGGGAGAACCTCGCGGCCGCGGCGCCCCCGGACTCCAAGACGAACACGCAGGTGGTCCAGGACTGGGTGTCCGAGTCCGCCGACTACTCATACGCGACGAACAAGTGCGCGCCGGGCAAGGTGTGCGGCCACTACACGCAGGTGGTGTGGCGCAACACGACGCAGGTGGGCTGCGCGAGCGTCACCTGCACGAAGAACTCGCCCTTCGGCGCGAAGTTCCCCACCTGGCGGCTCTGGGTGTGCAACTACGCGCCGCCGGGCAACTACGTGGGGCAGAAGCCGTACTGA
- a CDS encoding dienelactone hydrolase family protein codes for MNPRMKWGVMAAVLLALGGCATKQGAEKAGSEERREELGGLTEKQFQALHELKAEAAPPRKGQMVEVAGARAYLSLPENAEAPMPGVLVVHEWWGLNEHIMHWADRLAAEGYAALAVDLYGGKVATTPEEAMATMKTVDAKRAEEILKAAHAFLMTSNRVQSTRTGVIGWCFGGGWSLRAGMTIPELSAVVMYYGRPVTDAQELKSIKAPVLGVFGTKDESIPNDVVEEFDEALSDAGVPHKILKYDAPHAFANPSAPGRYDAEAAAASWEQVRAFLAEHLKQ; via the coding sequence GGGGGCGGAGAAGGCGGGCTCGGAGGAGCGGCGCGAGGAGCTGGGCGGGCTGACGGAGAAGCAGTTCCAGGCGCTGCACGAGCTGAAGGCGGAGGCGGCGCCGCCGCGCAAGGGGCAGATGGTGGAGGTGGCGGGCGCGCGGGCCTACCTGAGCCTGCCGGAGAACGCGGAGGCGCCCATGCCGGGGGTGCTCGTCGTCCACGAGTGGTGGGGCCTCAACGAGCACATCATGCACTGGGCGGACCGGTTGGCGGCCGAGGGCTACGCGGCGCTGGCGGTGGACCTGTACGGCGGCAAGGTGGCCACCACGCCCGAGGAGGCGATGGCCACCATGAAGACGGTGGACGCGAAGCGCGCGGAGGAGATCCTCAAGGCGGCGCACGCCTTCCTGATGACGTCCAACCGGGTGCAGTCGACGCGCACGGGCGTCATCGGCTGGTGCTTCGGGGGCGGGTGGTCACTCCGGGCGGGGATGACCATCCCCGAGCTGAGCGCGGTGGTCATGTACTACGGGCGGCCGGTGACGGACGCGCAGGAGCTCAAGTCCATCAAGGCGCCGGTGCTGGGCGTCTTCGGGACGAAGGACGAGTCCATCCCCAACGACGTGGTGGAGGAGTTCGACGAGGCGCTGTCGGACGCGGGGGTGCCGCACAAGATCCTGAAGTACGACGCGCCACACGCCTTCGCGAACCCGTCGGCGCCGGGACGCTACGACGCCGAGGCCGCCGCCGCCTCGTGGGAGCAGGTGAGGGCGTTCCTCGCCGAGCACCTGAAGCAGTGA